The proteins below come from a single Ovis aries strain OAR_USU_Benz2616 breed Rambouillet chromosome 18, ARS-UI_Ramb_v3.0, whole genome shotgun sequence genomic window:
- the CCNK gene encoding cyclin-K isoform X1, producing the protein MKENKENSSPSVTSANLDHTKPCWYWDKKDLAHTPSQLEGLDPATEARYRREGARFIFDVGTRLGLHYDTLATGIIYFHRFYMFHSFKQFPRYVTGACCLFLAGKVEETPKKCKDIIKTARSLLNDVQFGQFGDDPKEEVMVLERILLQTIKFDLQVEHPYQFLLKYAKQLKGDKNKIQKLVQMAWTFVNDSLCTTLSLQWEPEIIAVAVMYLAGRLCKFEIQEWTSKPMYRRWWEQFVQDVPVDVLEDICHQILDLYSQGKQQMPHHTPHQLQQPPSLQPTPQVPPVPPSQPPPGPEPPQPPQKDSQQPAQQPPPPPTQPPKKPSPQPSPPRQAKRAVVVSPKEENKAAGWTPMDTTWHLRFTPLLSEPPPPKIPKIEPTHPPLPPAHPPPDRKPPLAAALSEAEPPGPVEASDLPKVQIPPPAHPAPVHQPPPLPHRPPPPPPSSYMTGMSTSSSYMSGEGYQSLQSMMKTEGPSYGALPPAYGPPAHLPYHPHVYPPNPPPPPVPPPPTSFPPPAIPPPTPGYPPPPPTYNPNFPPPPPRLPPTHAVPPHPPPGLGLPPASYPPPAVPPGGQPPVPPPIPPPGMPPVGGLGRAAWMR; encoded by the exons ATGaaggagaataaagaaaattcaaGCCCTTCAGTAACCTCAGCAAACCTGGACCACACAAAACCATGTTGGTACTGGGATAAAAAAGACTTGGCTCATACACCGTCACAGCTAGAAGGACTTGATCCGGCCACTGAGGCCCGGTACCGCCGAGAAGGGGCGCGATTCATCTTTGATGTGGGCACACGTTTGGGACT ACACTATGACACCCTGGCAActggaataatttattttcatcgGTTCTATATGTTCCATTCCTTCAAGCAGTTTCCAAGATAT GTAACAGGAGCTTGTTGTCTCTTTCTGGCTGGGAAAGTAGAAGAAACAccaaaaaaatgtaaagatatcATCAAAACAGCACGGAGTTTATTAAATGATGTGCAGTTTGGCCAGTTTGGAGATGACCCAAAG gaaGAAGTAATGGTTCTGGAGAGAATCTTACTGCAGACCATAAAGTTTGATTTACAGGTAGAACATCCGTACCAATTCCTACTCAAGTATGCAAAACAACTCAAAG GtgacaaaaacaaaatccaaaaattGGTTCAAATGGCATGGACATTCGTCAATGACAG TCTCTGCACGACCTTGTCACTACAgtgggaaccagagatcatagcAGTGGCAGTGATGTATCTTGCAGGACGTTTGTGCAAATTTGAAATACAGGAATGGACCTCCAAACCCATGTACAGGAGATGGTGGGAGCAGTTCGTGCAAGACGTCCCTGTGGATGTTTTGGAAG ACATCTGCCACCAAATCCTGGATCTGTACTCACAAGGGAAACAACAGATGCCTCATCACACCCCCCACCAGCTGCAGCAGCCCCCATCTCTCCAGCCTACACCGCAAGTGCCACCAGTGCCACCGTCACAGCCGCCTCCAGGCCCCGAGCCGCCCCAGCCGCCGCAGAAGGACTCACAGCAGCCGGCccagcagccgccgccgccgcccaccCAGCCACCCAAGAAACCATCCCCGCAGCCTAGTCCCCCCCGGCAGGCGAAGCGAGCCGTG GTTGTTTCTCCCAAAGAAGAGAACAAAGCAGCAG GGTGGACCCCGATGGATACCACTTGGCACCTGAGATTCACTCCACTTCTCTCAG aacCACCACCACCTAAAATTCCCAAAATCGAGCCCACTCACCCTCCATTGCCTCCAGCCCATCCGCCTCCAG ATCGGAAGCCACCCCTCGCAGCCGCCTTGAGTGAGGCCGAGCCACCAGGCCCCGTGGAAGCCAGTGACCTCCCCAAGGTCCAGATCCCTCCTCCGGCCCACCCGGCGCCCGTGCACCAGCCACCGCCGCTACCGcaccggccgccgccgccgccgccctccAGCTACATGACGGGGATGTCCACCAGCAGCTCCTACATGTCCGGGGAGGGCTACCAgagcctgcagtccatgatgAAGACCGAGGGCCCCTCCTATGGGGCGCTGCCCCCCGCCTACGGCCCGCCGGCCCACTTGCCCTACCACCCCCATGTCTACCCACCCAACCCGCCCCCGCCGCCtgtgcccccgccccccacctccttcccgcCGCCTGccatccctcccccaactcctggctaccccccgcccccgcccacctACAACCCCAActtcccacccccgccccctcgcCTGCCCCCCACCCACGCAGTCCCGCCGCACCCGCCCCCAGGCCTGGGCCTGCCACCGGCCAGCTACCCACCCCCGGCAGTGCCCccggggggacagccccctgtgcCCCCGCCCATCCCCCCACCCGGCATGCCTCCTGTCGGGGGGCTGGGGCGGGCAGCCTGGATGAGATAA
- the CCNK gene encoding cyclin-K isoform X2 has translation MKENKENSSPSVTSANLDHTKPCWYWDKKDLAHTPSQLEGLDPATEARYRREGARFIFDVGTRLGLHYDTLATGIIYFHRFYMFHSFKQFPRYVTGACCLFLAGKVEETPKKCKDIIKTARSLLNDVQFGQFGDDPKEEVMVLERILLQTIKFDLQVEHPYQFLLKYAKQLKGDKNKIQKLVQMAWTFVNDSLCTTLSLQWEPEIIAVAVMYLAGRLCKFEIQEWTSKPMYRRWWEQFVQDVPVDVLEDICHQILDLYSQGKQQMPHHTPHQLQQPPSLQPTPQVPPVPPSQPPPGPEPPQPPQKDSQQPAQQPPPPPTQPPKKPSPQPSPPRQAKRAVVVSPKEENKAAEPPPPKIPKIEPTHPPLPPAHPPPDRKPPLAAALSEAEPPGPVEASDLPKVQIPPPAHPAPVHQPPPLPHRPPPPPPSSYMTGMSTSSSYMSGEGYQSLQSMMKTEGPSYGALPPAYGPPAHLPYHPHVYPPNPPPPPVPPPPTSFPPPAIPPPTPGYPPPPPTYNPNFPPPPPRLPPTHAVPPHPPPGLGLPPASYPPPAVPPGGQPPVPPPIPPPGMPPVGGLGRAAWMR, from the exons ATGaaggagaataaagaaaattcaaGCCCTTCAGTAACCTCAGCAAACCTGGACCACACAAAACCATGTTGGTACTGGGATAAAAAAGACTTGGCTCATACACCGTCACAGCTAGAAGGACTTGATCCGGCCACTGAGGCCCGGTACCGCCGAGAAGGGGCGCGATTCATCTTTGATGTGGGCACACGTTTGGGACT ACACTATGACACCCTGGCAActggaataatttattttcatcgGTTCTATATGTTCCATTCCTTCAAGCAGTTTCCAAGATAT GTAACAGGAGCTTGTTGTCTCTTTCTGGCTGGGAAAGTAGAAGAAACAccaaaaaaatgtaaagatatcATCAAAACAGCACGGAGTTTATTAAATGATGTGCAGTTTGGCCAGTTTGGAGATGACCCAAAG gaaGAAGTAATGGTTCTGGAGAGAATCTTACTGCAGACCATAAAGTTTGATTTACAGGTAGAACATCCGTACCAATTCCTACTCAAGTATGCAAAACAACTCAAAG GtgacaaaaacaaaatccaaaaattGGTTCAAATGGCATGGACATTCGTCAATGACAG TCTCTGCACGACCTTGTCACTACAgtgggaaccagagatcatagcAGTGGCAGTGATGTATCTTGCAGGACGTTTGTGCAAATTTGAAATACAGGAATGGACCTCCAAACCCATGTACAGGAGATGGTGGGAGCAGTTCGTGCAAGACGTCCCTGTGGATGTTTTGGAAG ACATCTGCCACCAAATCCTGGATCTGTACTCACAAGGGAAACAACAGATGCCTCATCACACCCCCCACCAGCTGCAGCAGCCCCCATCTCTCCAGCCTACACCGCAAGTGCCACCAGTGCCACCGTCACAGCCGCCTCCAGGCCCCGAGCCGCCCCAGCCGCCGCAGAAGGACTCACAGCAGCCGGCccagcagccgccgccgccgcccaccCAGCCACCCAAGAAACCATCCCCGCAGCCTAGTCCCCCCCGGCAGGCGAAGCGAGCCGTG GTTGTTTCTCCCAAAGAAGAGAACAAAGCAGCAG aacCACCACCACCTAAAATTCCCAAAATCGAGCCCACTCACCCTCCATTGCCTCCAGCCCATCCGCCTCCAG ATCGGAAGCCACCCCTCGCAGCCGCCTTGAGTGAGGCCGAGCCACCAGGCCCCGTGGAAGCCAGTGACCTCCCCAAGGTCCAGATCCCTCCTCCGGCCCACCCGGCGCCCGTGCACCAGCCACCGCCGCTACCGcaccggccgccgccgccgccgccctccAGCTACATGACGGGGATGTCCACCAGCAGCTCCTACATGTCCGGGGAGGGCTACCAgagcctgcagtccatgatgAAGACCGAGGGCCCCTCCTATGGGGCGCTGCCCCCCGCCTACGGCCCGCCGGCCCACTTGCCCTACCACCCCCATGTCTACCCACCCAACCCGCCCCCGCCGCCtgtgcccccgccccccacctccttcccgcCGCCTGccatccctcccccaactcctggctaccccccgcccccgcccacctACAACCCCAActtcccacccccgccccctcgcCTGCCCCCCACCCACGCAGTCCCGCCGCACCCGCCCCCAGGCCTGGGCCTGCCACCGGCCAGCTACCCACCCCCGGCAGTGCCCccggggggacagccccctgtgcCCCCGCCCATCCCCCCACCCGGCATGCCTCCTGTCGGGGGGCTGGGGCGGGCAGCCTGGATGAGATAA